The Longimicrobium sp. genomic interval TCCACCGCCGCGGCGGGCGTGTCGGGCGAGCGTCCGGCGGCGATCAGGCGGCCGAAGTTCTCCTCCATCCGCCCCACGCTCATGTAGAAGACCAGCGTCCCCGTCCCCCGGGCCAGGAACTCCCAGTCGACCTCCGTCTCCGCCTTCGTGGGGTCCTCGTGCCCGGTCACCAGCGTCACGCTGGTCGACAGCCCGCGGTGGGTGACGGGGATCCCCGCGTACGCCGGCGCGGCGACCCCCGCGGTCACGCCGGGGACGACCTCGAAGGGGATGCCGGCGCGCGCCAGCTCCAGCGCCTCTTCCCCGCCCCGCCCGAAGACGAACGGATCGCCGCCCTTCAGCCGCACCACCGTCTCGTGCTTCCGCGCGAGATCGACCAGCAGCGCGCTGATCTCGTCCTGCGAGAGGACGTTCTTCCGCCCGCCGCGCTTCCCGGCGAAGATCCGCTCCGCCCGCGTGGCGAGCTCGACGATCCCGGGCGACGCGAGGGCGTCGTAGACGAGCACGTCCGCGCGCGCGAGCAGCTCCGCGGCGCGGACGGTCAGCAGCCCCGGATCGCCCGGGCCCGCGCCCACCAGGTACACGGTGCCGGTCACGCCGCCTCCGCGTGCGCGGCCAGGGCGCGCTCCTCGTGCTCCAGCAGCTCCGCCAGCGTCCGCCGCAGCGGGATCTCCGGCGCCCAGCCGAGCCCGCGCAGCGCCGACGCGTCGCCGCAGAGGAGGGGGACGTCCACCGGACGGAAGCGCGCGGGATCGGTCTCCAGCCGCGCGCCGGTGCCGCTCAGCTCCACCAGCATCTCCACCAGTTCGGCCATCGAGTGCGCCTCGCCCGTTCCCACGTTGTACGCCTGGCCCGGCTCGCCGCGCTCAATCAGCGTGCGGTAGGCGCGAACCACGTCGCGCACGTCCAGGTAGTCGCGCCGCGCCTGCAGGTTGCCCACGCGCAGCACCGGCTCGGCGCGCCCCGCGCGGATCTCCGCCAGCTGGCGGGCGAAGGCGGACAGCGCGAAGCGGCCGTCCTGCCCCGGCCCGGTGTGGCTGAACGAGCGGGCGATCACCGCGGGAACGCCGCGCGCCGCCGCCTCCACCACCGCCATCTCCGCCGCCGCCTTGCTCGCCGCGTAGGGGTTGGTCGGGCGAAGGGGACGGGACTCGGGGATCGGCTGCTCGTCCTCGGGGACCGCGCCGTACACCTCGGCGGAGGAGATGAAGAGGAGGCGCGCGCCCTCGGGGAGCGCGCTGACCAGCCGCAGCGTCCCCGTCGCGTTCACCTCCCACGTCGCGACGGGATCGACGAACGAGTCCGCCACCGAGGCCTGCGCGGCCAGGTGGAAGACCCGCTCCGGCCGCGCCTCGCGCATCGCCGCGGCGATCGAGTCGGCCGACGCCAGCTCCATCGGCAGCCAGCGCGCATCGCGGAGCGCGGCCGGGGGCGCGTGGCCCGCCTGCAGCGTTCCCCACACCTCGCACCCGTCGGCCAGCAGCGAGCGCACCAGGTGGCACCCCGCGAAGCCGGCCGCGCCGGTGACCAGTGCGCGCACGGCGCTCAGCCCGCCGCCTGCGCGCCGCGGACCAGCGGCCGCAGCCGGTCCAGGTCCGCGTCCACCATCATCGTCACCAGCTCGTCGAAGCCCACCTCGGGCTCCCACCCCAGCTCCTCGCGCGCCTTCGCCGCGTCGCCGACCAGGAGGTCGACTTCCGCCGGGCGCATGAAGCGCTCGTCCTGCACCACGTGCTCGCGCCAGTCCAGCCCCACGTGCCCGAAGGCCAGCTCCACCAGCTCGCGCACGCTGTGCGTCTCGCCGGTGCTGATCACGTAGTCGCGCGGCTCGTCCTGCTGCAGCATCAGCCACATGGCGCGCACGTAGTCGCCGGCGTAGCCCCAGTCGCGCTGCGCGTCCAGGTTCCCCAGGTGCAGCTTGTCCTTCAGCCCCAGCTTGATCCGCGCGGCGCCGTCGGTCACCTTGCGCGTCACGAACTCCAGCCCGCGGCGGGGGCTCTCGTGGTTGAACAGGATCCCGCTCACCGCGTACATCCCGTAGCTCTCGCGGTAGTTCACGGTGATCCAGTGGCCGTACACCTTGGCCACGCCGTAGGGGCTGCGGGGGTAGAAGGGCGTGTCCTCCACCTGCGGCACGGCCTGCACCTTTCCGAACATCTCGGACGACGAGGCCTGGTAGAAGCGGATCTTCGGGTTGTGCACCCGGATCGCCTCCAGCATGCGCGTCACGCCCAGCGCCGTCACGTCGCCGGTGAGGGTGGGCTGGTTCCAGCTGGTCTGCACGAAGCTCTGCGCCGCCAGGTTGTACACCTCGTCGGCGCCGCACTCCTGCAGCGCGTACAGCAGCGAGTTCTGGTCGGTCAGGTCGCCCGGCACCAGCTCGATGCGGTCCTGGATGTGCTGGATGCGCTCGAACGTCACCGTGCTGCTGCGGCGCACCAGGCCGAACACGCGGTACCCCTTCTCCAGCAGCAGCTCCGCCAGGTAGCTGCCGTCCTGGCCCGTGATGCCGGTGATGAGAGCGGTCTTCATTCCGTTGGTCGGTGGGAGCGGATTCGTCCGGAACGCCGAAAACCACCGCAGCCGGGGCGGCGGTGTGCGTCGCGGGTCGCACGGGCGGAAACGTAGCCCGCCCCCGAAGGCGTGTCAATCAAAGGAGATAGGCCGCCAAGGGTTGACCGTGGGCCCGGTCTGCCTTAGGTTTCATGGCTTGTGACACAACCGGCGAATACGAGAGACTGAGGAGATTCCGATGGCTTTCTGCGAGGTCTGCGGAAAGGGGCCGCGCAGCGGGAACAACGTCAGCCACGCGAACAACAAGACCAAGCGTGTGTGGCGTCCGAACCTGCAGCCCGCGCGGATCGTGACCGACAACGGCACGCACAAGCGTGTTCGCGTGTGCACGAGCTGCCTGTCGGCCGGCAAGGTCCGCAAGGCGGGCTGAAGCCGTCCGGCGCTTCCGCATTGAAGAGTTCAGCGGTCGCATCTCCTTCGCGAGGTGCGGCCGCTTCTCTTTTGTCCGCGTCTTCCTGAACTGCAAACCGATCGAACGGCGGGATTGGGTTTGGGCGCGCATTCTCACACAGGTGCGTCTCCTCGGGCTCCGCGCCGCCCTCACCCCGCGCCGGAGGGCGCGACCCTCTCCCGTTCCGGGAGAGGGTGGCTTTCCAGCATCCGCGCACTTTCCGACCTCCCTCGCACGGACATATGGAGCCGCGCCGATGCCATCCAGCTACCTCTCCCGGTACGGGAGAGGTGGACGGCCTGAGCCGGCCGGAGAGGGCGCGATGCCGCGGCACCGCGCCGAAGCCTCTCCTCGCGATCAAGTCTCCCCATCCCCATCGCAGCGCAGCCCAGTCCGCGACGGCCGCCTCAC includes:
- a CDS encoding GDP-mannose 4,6-dehydratase — protein: MRALVTGAAGFAGCHLVRSLLADGCEVWGTLQAGHAPPAALRDARWLPMELASADSIAAAMREARPERVFHLAAQASVADSFVDPVATWEVNATGTLRLVSALPEGARLLFISSAEVYGAVPEDEQPIPESRPLRPTNPYAASKAAAEMAVVEAAARGVPAVIARSFSHTGPGQDGRFALSAFARQLAEIRAGRAEPVLRVGNLQARRDYLDVRDVVRAYRTLIERGEPGQAYNVGTGEAHSMAELVEMLVELSGTGARLETDPARFRPVDVPLLCGDASALRGLGWAPEIPLRRTLAELLEHEERALAAHAEAA
- the gmd gene encoding GDP-mannose 4,6-dehydratase, coding for MKTALITGITGQDGSYLAELLLEKGYRVFGLVRRSSTVTFERIQHIQDRIELVPGDLTDQNSLLYALQECGADEVYNLAAQSFVQTSWNQPTLTGDVTALGVTRMLEAIRVHNPKIRFYQASSSEMFGKVQAVPQVEDTPFYPRSPYGVAKVYGHWITVNYRESYGMYAVSGILFNHESPRRGLEFVTRKVTDGAARIKLGLKDKLHLGNLDAQRDWGYAGDYVRAMWLMLQQDEPRDYVISTGETHSVRELVELAFGHVGLDWREHVVQDERFMRPAEVDLLVGDAAKAREELGWEPEVGFDELVTMMVDADLDRLRPLVRGAQAAG
- the rpmB gene encoding 50S ribosomal protein L28, giving the protein MAFCEVCGKGPRSGNNVSHANNKTKRVWRPNLQPARIVTDNGTHKRVRVCTSCLSAGKVRKAG